The bacterium genome segment CCGACGTCGTGGCGGAACTCGATCCCGCGGGCCCGCGCCTTCTCGCTGCCGAAGGTGTTGACGGTCGTCGAGCCGACGAAGAGGTCGAGCTCCTGCCGCGCCGGCTTCGTCTCCGGGCCGGGCATCCGCGGCCCCGGCCGCGGCGGCGCGCTCCACGACGGTGCGCCGAGGCGCAGCCCGATCCCCGCCAGGACGACGGTCGTGTCCCGCCAGCCGTCGGTCGGGACGTGCTGCACGGAGAGCCGCGCCGACCACGGCCCGCCGAGGTAGTAGTTCGCGGCGAACCCGTAGATCGGCGCCGCGCCGTGCACGTTTTCCGACGCGCCGTCGGCGCCGCGTTGCGTGTCGTAGTGGCGGTAGACGCCGCCGCCGACCGCCAGCCACAGGCGGTCGTCGAAGAGCGGCAGCTTCAGCCAAGCCTGCGCGGCGAAGCCGTCCCGGTGGTGTCCCTCGAGATGGCCTTCGTTGAGGTGGGAGATCGACCACGCCCAGTGGCGCGTCAGCGACTGGCTGAAGTCGATCGACCAGGCGTACGAGCCGTCGTCGTCGCCGGAGACCGCGGTCCTGCCGCCGGACAGGCCGATCTCCTGCGCGCGCGCCGCCGGAGCCGCGAGCGAAAGCGCGGCGACGGCCGCGACCAACGCGAAACGCATCGAACCTCTGCGTCGGCGCCGCGATGCAGGCGGCGCGGGAGGAGAGGGCAGACGCCGTCGATTCTACCGGGCGGCGTCCCGTCGCGCCCCGCGCGACGCGGCCACGACGCGGCGATGCGGTCACGATGCGGCGATGCGGCCACGATGCGGCGACGGCGGCGCGAGGCGCGCGGCGTTCAGGCGCCCCGCGCGTTCACCACGGCAGATGCTTGCCGTCGCGGAAGAAGCCGCCGGTCGGGCCGTCGTCGGGCAAGGTCGCCAGCCAGACGATCGTCTCCGCGCCCTCCTCGGGGGTCAGCTCGGCCTCCGGCCCGCCCATGCGGGTCTGGACCCAGCCGGGGCAACAGGCGTTGACCTTGACCAGCGGCCCCGCCTCGGCCGCGAGCTTGACGGTGAGGGCGTTGAGCGCGGCCTTGGAGACGCAGTAGGCGGCCGGCCCTTCCAGCCCCTCGCCGAACGAGCCGCAGCCGGAGGAGACGTTGACCACCCGCCCCCGCCCCGCCGCCCGCATGCCGGGGATGAAGGCGCGGGCCAGCGCCAGCGGGCCGAAGACATGGACCTCGAATGCGGCGCGGAGCAGATCGTCGCCGCGGGCCATCAGCGACCCCTCGGGGAAGATGCCGGCGTTGTTGACGAGCGCTTCGACGCGGATCTGCGCCGCGGCGAGGTCCTCGACGCAGCGCCGAATGCTCTCCGGGTCGGCGACGTCGAGCTCGACCGCGCGGACCGGCAGCCGCCGCTCGCGCAGCGCGCCGGCCGCCTCCTCGCCGAGCCGCGGGTCGCGCGCGCCGAGCAGGACCTCCACGCCGCGGCGCGCCAACGCTTCCGCGACGGCCAGCCCGATGCCGCGGTTCCCGCCCGTGACCAACGCCGTCCGCACCGTCTCGCCCATCGCGCCGCCCTCCGCAAGCCGCTTGGAAGGTACGGCGCGCCGCGCGCGGGTGCGCCGCGTCGGCGGACGGCGCGTCGGCCCCTCGTCCCGACGACGACCGCCTCCCGCCGCCCGCGGAGACTCCCGCGCCCCTTGCGTTGGGCGGCGGGCGCGGCGTTGACGCCGATCCGCGCGGCGGGCGATAGTGCGGCGTCGCGCGGAGGCCGTCGGGCGCCGCGGGGGGAGAGCCAAATGTCGATGCGTACGCCGCTTTGCGCCGCCGCCGTCCTTCTGTCCGCCCTGGCCTTCGCCGTGGCGGAGGAGCCGTCCAAGCCCGCCGCCGAAACCGCAACGGCCGCCGCCGCGTCGCCGGCGTTCAAGGAGACGCCGCAGAGCATGGAGGCGCGCAGCTCCGCCGCGCCGCTCGTTCGGGAGGCGTTGGTCAAGTGGAGCGGCCAGGACGCGCGCGGGGCGCTCACGCTGTTCAATGAGGCAGTCGGCATGGCGCCGAACGATCCGCTGATCCTGTGGATGCGCGGCGAGTTCTTCCGCAGCGCCGCGGAGCGGACGAGAGACACGCCGGAAGGAAGGGACATGGCCGAGCGTCTCAAAGAGGCGGCGGCGAAGGACTACCACGCCGCCGTGGCGGCCGCCCCCGACAGCATGGCCGCCGCCGATTCACTGGACTCGCTCGAAGCGCTGCGCGGACGCGACCTTTTCCCGGAGACGCCGCTGCTCTGCCCGCCC includes the following:
- a CDS encoding SDR family oxidoreductase codes for the protein MGETVRTALVTGGNRGIGLAVAEALARRGVEVLLGARDPRLGEEAAGALRERRLPVRAVELDVADPESIRRCVEDLAAAQIRVEALVNNAGIFPEGSLMARGDDLLRAAFEVHVFGPLALARAFIPGMRAAGRGRVVNVSSGCGSFGEGLEGPAAYCVSKAALNALTVKLAAEAGPLVKVNACCPGWVQTRMGGPEAELTPEEGAETIVWLATLPDDGPTGGFFRDGKHLPW